A genomic region of Persephonella marina EX-H1 contains the following coding sequences:
- a CDS encoding nucleotide exchange factor GrpE, translating into MSEEKKEQEVQVKEEEKEEKIKKLEEEIENLRKKLEKTEEAAKKLSMLYQNLQKEFEDYKIRVRKEKEEAKEEGIVKIAKGFMEIVDNFEKALESAKTATDINALIKGVQMIHYQLVKFLKDHGIEKIETTGEFNPLEHEAVETVVSKEYKPNEIVKVIQTGYRYRGRVLRPAKVVVAIPPEEREEIT; encoded by the coding sequence ATGAGCGAAGAGAAAAAGGAACAGGAAGTTCAGGTAAAAGAGGAAGAGAAAGAGGAAAAGATAAAAAAACTTGAGGAAGAGATTGAAAATCTGAGAAAAAAACTTGAGAAAACTGAAGAGGCTGCAAAAAAACTTAGCATGCTTTACCAGAATCTCCAGAAAGAGTTTGAGGACTACAAAATAAGGGTAAGAAAGGAAAAGGAAGAGGCAAAAGAGGAAGGAATTGTAAAGATAGCAAAAGGATTTATGGAGATAGTTGATAACTTTGAGAAGGCTCTTGAGAGTGCGAAAACAGCAACTGATATAAATGCACTTATAAAAGGCGTCCAGATGATCCATTACCAGCTTGTTAAATTTCTGAAAGATCACGGTATAGAAAAGATAGAAACAACAGGGGAGTTTAATCCCCTTGAACATGAGGCTGTTGAAACTGTTGTATCAAAGGAGTATAAACCTAACGAGATAGTGAAGGTTATCCAGACAGGCTACAGATACAGGGGAAGGGTTTTAAGACCTGCCAAGGTTGTTGTTGCAATCCCACCTGAGGAAAGGGAAGAGATAACATAA
- a CDS encoding NYN domain-containing protein: MYSDEKLRNLYKNQRVAVFLDIQNLYYSARDSFNRKVNFESVLDKVLNGRVLVRAIAYLVKLQGVDQKGFINTLKHIGYQVRVKEPKIFKRLDEYGNLWTTIKADWDMGIAMDAISLAEKIDVAVLASGDGDFADLVRYLHTKGVKVEIAAFKQTAAKELIEVADEFIDLTAFGEEVFL; encoded by the coding sequence ATGTACTCAGATGAAAAACTCAGAAATCTTTATAAAAATCAGAGGGTAGCTGTCTTCCTTGATATACAGAACCTTTACTACTCGGCAAGAGACTCATTTAACAGAAAGGTAAATTTTGAGAGCGTTCTTGATAAAGTTTTGAATGGTAGAGTTCTTGTAAGGGCAATAGCATACCTTGTTAAACTTCAGGGTGTTGACCAGAAAGGTTTTATTAACACTCTCAAACATATTGGCTATCAGGTAAGGGTGAAAGAACCAAAGATATTTAAAAGACTTGATGAGTATGGAAATTTATGGACAACAATAAAGGCTGACTGGGATATGGGAATTGCTATGGATGCTATATCCCTTGCAGAAAAGATAGATGTTGCCGTTCTCGCAAGTGGTGATGGTGATTTTGCTGATCTTGTCAGATATCTCCATACAAAAGGTGTTAAGGTTGAGATAGCAGCTTTTAAACAGACAGCAGCAAAAGAGCTTATTGAGGTTGCAGATGAGTTTATAGACCTTACAGCATTTGGTGAAGAGGTTTTCCTCTGA
- a CDS encoding YgaP-like transmembrane domain — protein sequence MMSKTAIRAQRFMMGTLLIIAMLLVNTGYDWGKYIVYFIIFMLYLSAFTGFCPSDAVFEKLFGKRRD from the coding sequence ATGATGTCCAAAACAGCTATAAGAGCACAGAGATTTATGATGGGTACTCTTCTCATTATAGCTATGCTTCTCGTTAATACAGGTTATGACTGGGGAAAGTATATAGTTTACTTTATAATATTTATGCTTTATCTATCAGCATTTACAGGTTTCTGTCCATCTGATGCTGTTTTTGAGAAACTTTTTGGTAAAAGAAGGGATTAA
- a CDS encoding metallophosphoesterase family protein: MRFLHLSDTHLGYNQYGLFERGKDFFDAFNEAVEIAIERDVDFVIHTGDFFHSSRPSNRVIVEAINILSRLKDRNIPFFTISGNHDRGSNVKDISPLNILQTSGLTVVDQRVVEHEGVFISGIKYVSKAGLRHLGGLKESINRLLDQTGNGFKILMLHQEFYPFFPESELYLSEEIPEGFDYVGIGHYHIAQEPTEINKAVIVQSGSTEFTAYHESEEKKEKGVYLVEVDREIKAEFIKLRSLRPFISVRLDEDSLDDLIRDLKEKVEKIASSSDKNAVVIFKGILRKSGVKDILKILEDYGLKAGSDQILHFNFNITREIQLQDESFILENEEKLISEELKKIIGDKDLYSSVKEVIDHLRSFESIDDAKKYLKENPDLLEL, encoded by the coding sequence ATGAGATTTTTACATCTAAGTGATACACATCTTGGATATAACCAGTACGGACTTTTTGAGAGGGGGAAGGACTTTTTTGATGCTTTCAATGAGGCTGTAGAGATAGCCATTGAAAGGGATGTTGATTTTGTTATCCATACAGGTGATTTCTTCCATTCATCAAGACCCTCAAACAGGGTTATAGTAGAGGCTATAAATATACTTTCACGTCTGAAGGACAGAAATATACCATTCTTTACCATATCTGGAAATCATGATAGGGGGAGTAATGTAAAGGATATATCCCCTTTAAATATACTCCAGACATCTGGTCTTACAGTTGTTGATCAGAGAGTTGTTGAACATGAAGGTGTTTTTATATCAGGAATAAAGTATGTCTCTAAAGCAGGATTGAGACATCTTGGAGGTCTGAAGGAGAGTATAAACAGGCTTCTGGATCAGACAGGGAATGGTTTTAAGATTCTTATGCTCCATCAGGAGTTTTACCCATTTTTTCCTGAATCTGAGCTGTATCTCTCTGAGGAGATACCTGAAGGCTTTGATTATGTTGGTATAGGCCACTACCATATAGCTCAGGAACCTACCGAGATCAATAAAGCTGTTATTGTTCAGTCAGGCTCAACGGAGTTTACAGCGTATCATGAGTCTGAGGAAAAAAAAGAGAAAGGTGTTTATCTTGTTGAGGTTGATAGAGAGATAAAGGCTGAGTTTATAAAATTAAGGAGTTTAAGACCTTTTATCTCGGTCAGATTAGATGAGGACTCTCTTGATGATCTCATAAGGGATTTAAAGGAGAAGGTTGAGAAGATAGCTTCCTCAAGTGATAAAAATGCTGTCGTCATATTCAAAGGCATATTAAGAAAATCAGGTGTTAAGGATATACTCAAAATACTTGAAGATTACGGATTAAAGGCGGGTTCAGATCAGATCTTACATTTTAACTTTAATATAACAAGGGAGATCCAGTTACAGGATGAGAGCTTTATACTGGAAAATGAGGAGAAGCTTATCTCTGAAGAGCTTAAAAAGATTATAGGAGATAAGGATCTTTACAGCAGTGTAAAGGAGGTTATAGATCATCTCAGATCCTTTGAAAGTATAGATGATGCAAAAAAATATCTGAAGGAAAATCCGGATTTACTGGAGCTTTGA
- a CDS encoding aldo/keto reductase, translated as MEYRNLGRSGLKVSVISIGAMTFTEKGWRSAGTMSFSEIQRVVDYAIDHGVNLFDTADIYAFGESETLLGKALGNRKNDVIIATKVRGVMDENDPNRRGLSRYHIIRSLDESLKRLGRDYIDIYQLHWWDNHTPIEETLETLNDLVREGKVRYIGLSDFAGWQIARSVSIQEMRGWSRFISAQMYYSLLGRDIEFEVVPACQESGLGLMIWSALAGGFLTGKYSRDSGIPSDGRYARMERPFLRFDMEKGYFVVDELRKIAEKYNATVSQVALNWVKSKPFVSSIIIGVRSLDQLKDNLGSVEWDLSEEDIEYLDQITQPVRPYPQWFLDMFADL; from the coding sequence ATGGAGTATAGAAATTTAGGAAGGTCTGGTTTAAAGGTTTCTGTAATCTCCATTGGAGCTATGACTTTTACAGAAAAAGGATGGCGTTCTGCTGGAACAATGAGCTTTTCAGAGATACAGAGGGTTGTTGATTATGCCATTGATCATGGTGTAAATCTTTTTGACACAGCTGATATATACGCTTTTGGAGAGTCTGAAACCTTACTTGGAAAAGCACTTGGAAACAGGAAGAATGATGTTATTATAGCCACTAAAGTAAGGGGTGTTATGGATGAAAACGATCCAAACAGAAGAGGACTGTCAAGGTACCATATAATCAGATCCTTAGATGAGAGCCTTAAAAGACTTGGAAGGGATTATATAGATATATACCAGTTACACTGGTGGGACAATCACACACCTATTGAAGAGACACTTGAAACACTCAACGATCTTGTTAGAGAAGGGAAGGTAAGATATATAGGGTTATCAGATTTTGCTGGATGGCAGATAGCAAGATCTGTATCAATACAGGAGATGAGAGGCTGGTCAAGGTTTATCTCTGCCCAGATGTACTACTCACTACTTGGAAGGGATATTGAGTTTGAGGTTGTTCCTGCATGTCAGGAATCAGGCCTTGGTCTTATGATATGGAGTGCCTTAGCTGGAGGTTTTCTGACAGGTAAGTACAGCAGAGATAGTGGTATTCCATCTGATGGAAGATATGCAAGGATGGAAAGGCCTTTTTTAAGATTTGATATGGAAAAAGGTTATTTTGTTGTAGATGAGCTCAGAAAGATAGCTGAGAAGTACAACGCAACAGTTTCACAGGTTGCACTTAACTGGGTAAAATCAAAACCTTTTGTCAGTTCAATAATAATCGGTGTTCGTTCATTAGATCAGCTTAAGGACAATCTGGGATCTGTAGAGTGGGATCTTTCTGAAGAGGATATAGAATACCTTGATCAGATAACACAGCCTGTTAGACCATACCCACAGTGGTTTCTTGATATGTTTGCAGATCTTTAA
- a CDS encoding HD-GYP domain-containing protein, which produces MERKLKILLDYSSKIANEKDLRNVLLFLTDLAKEIMEADRCSIFLYDDQKKTLWTIVAHGVDRIEIDADKGIAGYVFRTGEILNIPDAYKDPRFDRDIDKRTGYRTRTILAVPLFDRKQNIIGVFQVINKLTNSVFTEEDIELLRHISLYASSTIENAILYEKLKKAHEDVIYRLSHATKFKDPETQNHIIRVGLYCEILAREAGLDEEDVELVKLAAPMHDIGKVGIPDRVLLKPGKLNDEEWEIMKKHTIYGYEILKGGDSRLLQIAADIAIEHHERWDGTGYPFGKKGEEISIYGRMTSISDVFDALTSDRPYKKAWDMDRTVRFFKEQKGKHFDPFLTDIFLKNIDQMFSIKRELRDED; this is translated from the coding sequence ATGGAAAGAAAACTAAAGATTCTGCTTGATTACTCCTCTAAGATCGCTAATGAGAAAGATCTGAGAAATGTTCTCCTTTTCTTAACAGATCTCGCAAAGGAGATAATGGAAGCTGATAGATGCAGTATATTTCTTTACGATGATCAGAAAAAAACTTTATGGACTATTGTTGCCCACGGTGTTGACAGGATTGAGATAGATGCTGATAAAGGGATTGCAGGGTATGTTTTCAGAACAGGCGAGATCTTAAATATACCGGACGCTTACAAAGATCCAAGGTTTGACAGAGATATTGATAAAAGAACAGGTTACAGAACAAGGACGATTCTTGCAGTTCCTCTTTTTGACAGAAAACAGAATATAATAGGTGTTTTTCAGGTAATAAATAAGCTAACAAACAGTGTATTTACAGAAGAGGATATTGAGCTTTTAAGACATATTTCCCTGTATGCATCATCAACTATTGAAAATGCCATCCTTTATGAAAAACTTAAAAAAGCCCATGAGGATGTTATATACAGGCTTTCCCATGCAACAAAATTTAAGGATCCTGAAACACAGAACCATATTATCAGGGTTGGACTTTACTGTGAGATACTTGCAAGAGAAGCTGGACTTGATGAAGAAGATGTTGAGCTTGTAAAGCTTGCAGCCCCCATGCACGATATAGGGAAGGTAGGTATACCTGACAGGGTGCTTCTCAAACCGGGAAAGCTAAACGATGAAGAATGGGAGATAATGAAGAAACATACGATATACGGCTATGAGATACTGAAAGGTGGAGACAGCAGACTTCTCCAGATAGCGGCTGATATAGCTATTGAGCATCATGAGAGATGGGATGGAACTGGATATCCTTTTGGAAAGAAGGGAGAGGAGATATCAATTTACGGGAGAATGACATCAATATCTGATGTGTTTGACGCTCTTACATCTGACAGGCCGTATAAAAAAGCATGGGATATGGACAGAACTGTAAGATTTTTTAAGGAACAGAAGGGGAAACATTTTGACCCATTTCTTACAGATATATTTTTAAAAAATATAGATCAGATGTTCAGTATAAAGAGGGAGCTTAGAGATGAGGATTAA
- a CDS encoding FecR family protein produces MRIKAVFVFMIFAITSLYAQEAGKIVQYEGVVKVHREDKVRPVKVDHPDFPIFVRDIVRTKSRSLAFIRFIDGSKVVLTEKSSLIVQDLDMVSANEGRVLFKIEKRGKLKGLKVKARSVVIGVKGTKFIIDMTDDSMNIFLKEGVISVRSLVGEFIRYRQREISEFERFKEEQIGGYEKYKKEMEEEFKEFVKEFEMRGGTAVSIKDGEVRDIKIPPYIEKEFELLDRF; encoded by the coding sequence ATGAGGATTAAAGCTGTTTTTGTTTTCATGATCTTTGCGATCACTTCTCTTTACGCTCAGGAGGCCGGTAAGATCGTTCAGTATGAAGGTGTTGTTAAGGTTCACAGGGAAGATAAAGTAAGACCTGTGAAGGTAGATCATCCTGATTTTCCTATTTTTGTCAGAGATATCGTAAGAACTAAAAGCAGGTCTCTTGCCTTTATCAGATTTATAGATGGTTCAAAGGTAGTGCTTACAGAAAAGTCATCCCTTATTGTTCAGGATCTTGATATGGTATCTGCTAATGAAGGGAGAGTTCTTTTTAAGATAGAGAAAAGGGGTAAGCTTAAAGGACTGAAAGTTAAGGCGAGATCTGTTGTTATTGGCGTTAAAGGAACAAAGTTCATCATAGATATGACAGATGACAGTATGAATATCTTTCTAAAAGAAGGTGTTATATCAGTCAGATCTTTAGTTGGAGAGTTTATAAGATACAGACAGAGAGAGATCTCCGAATTTGAGAGATTTAAAGAGGAGCAGATAGGTGGGTATGAAAAATACAAGAAGGAGATGGAAGAGGAGTTCAAAGAGTTTGTTAAAGAGTTTGAGATGAGAGGGGGGACGGCGGTCAGTATAAAAGATGGTGAGGTCAGGGATATAAAGATACCACCGTATATAGAAAAAGAGTTTGAGCTTTTAGACAGATTTTGA